From the Williamwhitmania sp. genome, the window TGGCCAAAATGGTTGCAAGAGTAGCCCCTGGCGAAAAAAAACGGAACTTCATTCTCTTTGCAGGAGCATAGAAGTATAGCAAAGCAATGGAGAAAAAGAAAAGAGCAAGAACCACGATCCACTTGCCCAATACAAGCAGGTATAGGGTAATTCCCTCCTGCAATATTCCATGCATTTCGAGATAACCCAGCACATACTGGCTAAAGAAGATGAGAGACGTGGCAAGTGAAACAAGGAGCGTAAGAAGCAGGGTAAGGAAGATGGAAACTAAG encodes:
- a CDS encoding YihY/virulence factor BrkB family protein; the protein is LVSIFLTLLLTLLVSLATSLIFFSQYVLGYLEMHGILQEGITLYLLVLGKWIVVLALFFFSIALLYFYAPAKRMKFRFFSPGATLATILAIVTSLGFSAYVNDFGQYNKLYGSIGSFMALMLWLYFNAIALLIGFELNVSIFSAGNNKRHVIL